A portion of the Phoenix dactylifera cultivar Barhee BC4 unplaced genomic scaffold, palm_55x_up_171113_PBpolish2nd_filt_p 000253F, whole genome shotgun sequence genome contains these proteins:
- the LOC103696517 gene encoding uncharacterized protein LOC103696517, whose translation MATAAVVTRPFASGSSRGLFRVLSSKPTPSVFTQHLHTGDDNGNDKSNSFESADDFERRLFGDIDNSPNTNSFYRKLDKLEKAHGRSNVGSKMNDGGHSQFLGGLGESFDTLSDGMDEKLKKAARTFVYSDEIHDEDYSFRPDVKFLPGMNYTPRDLDLTRPGVPKSFKRTEFQTTTEEVLRKADFRNVRFLSNFITEAGIIIKRRQTRISAKAQRKVAREIKTARAFGLMPFTTMGTKPFVFGRSMKDDDEDYEFGAYNARMAGATAEPHEEG comes from the exons ATGGCCACGGCCGCCGTCGTGACTCGACCCTTCGCCTCGGGCTCCTCCCGTGGCTTGTTTCGAGTTCTCTCCTCCAAGCCGACGCCTTCCGTCTTCACGCAGCATCTCCACACTG GTGATGACAATGGTAACGATAAAAGTAATAGTTTCGAGAGTGCAGATGATTTTGAAAGGCGTTTATTTGGTGATATAGACAATAGTCCAAATACTAATTCCTTCTATCGGAAGCTTGATAAACTAGAAAAGGCTCATGGGAGATCCAATGTTGGTTCCAAAATGAATGATGGTGGTCATTCACAATTTCTAGGTGGTCTAGGTGAGAGTTTTGATACACTGTCAGATGGTATGGATGAGAAGCTGAAGAAAGCTGCTCGCACGTTTGTCTACAGTGATGAGATTCATGATGAAGATTATTCGTTCAGACCCGATGTGAAATTTTTACCTGGAATGAATTATACTCCTAGG GATCTTGATCTGACAAGACCTGGGGTcccgaaaagttttaaaagaaccGAGTTCCAAACCACTACAGAAGAGGTTTTAAGGAAAGCTGATTTCAGG AATGTGAGATTCTTGTCCAACTTTATTACTGAAGCTGGAATTATCATCAAGAGACGCCAG ACTCGTATAAGTGCCAAAGCTCAGAGAAAGGTTGCGAGGGAGATCAAAACTGCACGAGCTTTTGGGCTGATGCCTTTCACTACCATGGGCACGAAGCCATTtgtatttgggagaagcatGAAGGACGATGATGAAGATTATGAATTTGGTGCATATAATGCTCGTATGGCTGGTGCTACTGCCGAGCCACATGAAGAAGGCTGA
- the LOC103696519 gene encoding uncharacterized protein LOC103696519 isoform X2 produces MKSKHNGTIQRAQRLNNVRGEGPTWVLIAGGALLSTLSIRLGCKLKQVFETKRQYNAIKVKRSGAYQLHSNCYCFTQDDDNCYHCCSGGGMDIKLESMSPMLKEADLSLSLVKSPIWTSSTERIELPQKPFHLPNSSDSPCISESGSDIYTKREVIHKLRQQLKRRDEMIMEMQAQITDLQNSVSTQMAQLVHLQSQLDSANRQLFDSEREIQRLRKVIADNCVAGVDSPEKPVTTKSWHPEAVDGQGNGYPDSMDDSELHYIGSEKVRGGGERVLERGVGELKELTEGKDFLLQSCKEQKMELCSKIKELQLKFASQLPNIL; encoded by the exons ATGAAATCAAAACATAATGGAACCATACAAAGAGCTCAAAGGCTTAACAATGTTCGAGGGGAGGGCCCAACTTGGGTTCTTATTGCTGGTGGTGCCTTGCTAAGCACACTTTCAATCAGGCTTGGATGCAAACTGAAGCAGGTCTTTGAGACAAAGCGACAATATAATGCCATCAAAG TCAAGAGATCAGGAGCATACCAGTTGCATTCAAACTGCTATTGCTTTACTCAGGATGATGACAACTGTTACCATTGTTGCTCTG GTGGTGGAATGGATATCAAGCTGGAATCCATGAGCCCAATGTTAAAAGAAGCagatctctccctttctcttgtAAAGAGCCCAATATGGACATCGTCAACTGAACGGATTGAGCTGCCTCAAAAGCCATTCCACCTCCCAAACAGCTCAGACTCCCCCTGCATCTCAGAATCTGGTTCTGACATTTATACCAAAAGAGAAGTGATTCACAAATTACGGCAACAGCTTAAGAGACGGGACGAAATGATAATGGAGATGCAGGCCCAGATCACGGACCTTCAGAATTCTGTAAGCACTCAAATGGCCCAATTGGTCCATCTTCAGTCCCAGCTAGATTCTGCGAACAGGCAGTTGTTTGACTCCGAGAGAGAGATCCAACGATTGAGAAAGGTTATAGCTGATAATTGTGTGGCAGGGGTAGACTCCCCTGAAAAGCCTGTGACCACCAAAAGTTGGCATCCAGAAGCTGTAGATGGGCAGGGAAATGGTTACCCTGATAGTATGGATGATTCAGAGTTGCACTATATTGGATCAGAGAAGGTGAGAGGAGGTGGAGAGAGGGTGTTAGAAAGGGGAGTGGGAGAGCTGAAAGAACTGACTGAGGGGAAGGATTTCTTGCTTCAGAGCTGCAAGGAGCAGAAGATGGAGCTTTGCTCCAAGATCAAGGAGTTGCAGCTAAAATTTGCATCACAATTACCTAATATTTTGTAG
- the LOC103696519 gene encoding uncharacterized protein LOC103696519 isoform X1 encodes MKSKHNGTIQRAQRLNNVRGEGPTWVLIAGGALLSTLSIRLGCKLKQVFETKRQYNAIKENGKSAVKRSGAYQLHSNCYCFTQDDDNCYHCCSGGGMDIKLESMSPMLKEADLSLSLVKSPIWTSSTERIELPQKPFHLPNSSDSPCISESGSDIYTKREVIHKLRQQLKRRDEMIMEMQAQITDLQNSVSTQMAQLVHLQSQLDSANRQLFDSEREIQRLRKVIADNCVAGVDSPEKPVTTKSWHPEAVDGQGNGYPDSMDDSELHYIGSEKVRGGGERVLERGVGELKELTEGKDFLLQSCKEQKMELCSKIKELQLKFASQLPNIL; translated from the exons ATGAAATCAAAACATAATGGAACCATACAAAGAGCTCAAAGGCTTAACAATGTTCGAGGGGAGGGCCCAACTTGGGTTCTTATTGCTGGTGGTGCCTTGCTAAGCACACTTTCAATCAGGCTTGGATGCAAACTGAAGCAGGTCTTTGAGACAAAGCGACAATATAATGCCATCAAAG AAAATGGGAAATCTGCAGTCAAGAGATCAGGAGCATACCAGTTGCATTCAAACTGCTATTGCTTTACTCAGGATGATGACAACTGTTACCATTGTTGCTCTG GTGGTGGAATGGATATCAAGCTGGAATCCATGAGCCCAATGTTAAAAGAAGCagatctctccctttctcttgtAAAGAGCCCAATATGGACATCGTCAACTGAACGGATTGAGCTGCCTCAAAAGCCATTCCACCTCCCAAACAGCTCAGACTCCCCCTGCATCTCAGAATCTGGTTCTGACATTTATACCAAAAGAGAAGTGATTCACAAATTACGGCAACAGCTTAAGAGACGGGACGAAATGATAATGGAGATGCAGGCCCAGATCACGGACCTTCAGAATTCTGTAAGCACTCAAATGGCCCAATTGGTCCATCTTCAGTCCCAGCTAGATTCTGCGAACAGGCAGTTGTTTGACTCCGAGAGAGAGATCCAACGATTGAGAAAGGTTATAGCTGATAATTGTGTGGCAGGGGTAGACTCCCCTGAAAAGCCTGTGACCACCAAAAGTTGGCATCCAGAAGCTGTAGATGGGCAGGGAAATGGTTACCCTGATAGTATGGATGATTCAGAGTTGCACTATATTGGATCAGAGAAGGTGAGAGGAGGTGGAGAGAGGGTGTTAGAAAGGGGAGTGGGAGAGCTGAAAGAACTGACTGAGGGGAAGGATTTCTTGCTTCAGAGCTGCAAGGAGCAGAAGATGGAGCTTTGCTCCAAGATCAAGGAGTTGCAGCTAAAATTTGCATCACAATTACCTAATATTTTGTAG